The genomic region CGGACGGAAGCTGCGCTCCCTGCCCGCAGTCACGAATGCAGCGGACGGCGCCTGCGCACTGGGAGGGACGGGCCGAGCGCCGTTTCCCAGGCGCGGAAATGCGCATGTGTGTGGGGTTGGCCTCTGTCCACTTTTTCGCAAGCTGAACGCGGAAGTGCGGGATCTGAGGCATTTCAGGTGCTAGGATTCTGGCGCGGCTACTGGTGCGAAATGGAGGTGGACGCGGCCTCAGAAGGTGGTCGGGACGGCCCCCGAGAGCGGCGAGGCTTCGGTGAAGCCGAGAGGCAGCAGCAAAATCACGAAGTGCGGTCTCAGTCCGGGGCTGCCGTGTCTCCCAAACACTCCTATTGGTTGGATCTCTGGCTCTTCATCCTCTTCGACGTGATATGGTTTTTCTTCGTGTATTTTTTGCCATGGTGAGTACTCTGAATGTAACACTGAAGCGGTGAGGGGCTTAGGAACCTTCTCCCCAATTTGGGAAGGTGggtgggaagaggaaaggaaattgtGTTCCGAAAGTCCGGTAAATGGAGGAGTTGGAATGAAGTAAACTAGACTGAAAATGGCTTCCTTGGCACCTCAGTTGAGGGTGTTCAGAGGTATGGAGGCAACTTGACTTCACAATTTTTTTGTTATGTTTTGAAATGAAACCGGCTGGGTTTGAGTTCCTGCACTACCATGAAGAAACTGGGT from Bos indicus x Bos taurus breed Angus x Brahman F1 hybrid chromosome 6, Bos_hybrid_MaternalHap_v2.0, whole genome shotgun sequence harbors:
- the C6H4orf3 gene encoding uncharacterized protein C4orf3 homolog, with translation MEVDAASEGGRDGPRERRGFGEAERQQQNHEVRSQSGAAVSPKHSYWLDLWLFILFDVIWFFFVYFLP